A single Perca flavescens isolate YP-PL-M2 chromosome 2, PFLA_1.0, whole genome shotgun sequence DNA region contains:
- the dnm2b gene encoding dynamin-2 isoform X3 produces the protein MGNRGMEDLIPLINKLQDAFSSIGQSCNLDLPQIAVVGGQSAGKSSVLENFVGRDFLPRGSGIVTRRPLILQLVNSKVEYAEFLHCKGRKFVDFDEVRLEIEAETERITGSNKGISPIPINLRVYSPNVLNLTLIDLPGMTKVAVGDQPQDIEHQIRDMLLQFITKESCLILAVTPANTDLANSDALKISKEVDPQGLRTIGVITKLDLMDEGTDARDILENKLLPLRRGYIGVVNRSQKDIDGKKDIRAALAAERKFFLSHPGYRHIAERMGTPHLQKTLNQQLTNHIRDTLPGLRSKLQSQLLSLEKEVEEYKNFRPDDPTRKTKALLQMVQQFGVDFEKCIEGSGDQVDTSNLSGGAKINRIFHERFPFELVKMEFDEKELRKEISYAIKNIHGVRTGLFTPDLAFEAIVKKQIIKLKEPCLKCIDLVIQELINTVRQCTNKLGSYPRLREETERIVTTYVRERDSKTKDQVLLLIDIELSYINTNHEDFIGFANAQQRTTANATKKRVMPNQVIRRGWLTINISIMKGGSKDYWFVLTAESLSWYKDEEEKEKKYMLPLDNLKLRDVEKGFMSSKHVFAIFNTEQRNVYKDLRQIELACDTQEDVDSWKASFLRAGVYPEKDQPENEDAMNTSDTVSMDPQLERQVETIRNLVDSYIGIVNKSIRDLMPKTIMHLMINSAKDFIHSELLAYLYSAGDQGSLMEESVEQAQRRDEMLRMYHALKEALVLIGDISTTTISTPVPPPVDDTWIPKDPSPPPASRPASATAPPPSRPPAVRGPTPGPPPPLNPSPAFGAPPVPSRPPGQTAYAGDPNSGVVPLVPSRPARVPPALPPGIPRRPPQIPSRHNQW, from the exons ATGGGAAACCGGGGGATGGAAGACCTAATTCCCCTCATTAACAAACTCCAGGACGCCTTCAGCTCCATCGGCCAGTCCTGCAACTTGGACCTGCCGCAGATTGCGGTCGTCGGCGGCCAGAGCGCAGGGAAGAGCTCCGTGTTGGAGAATTTCGTCGGGAG ggACTTCTTGCCCAGAGGATCTGGCATCGTCACCCGTCGTCCTCTCATCCTCCAGCTGGTTAACAGTAAAGTAG AGTATGCAGAGTTCCTGCACTGTAAGGGACGTAAGTTTGTGGACTTTGATGAGGTCCGTCTGGAGATTGAAGCAGAGACTGAGCGGATCACCGGATCCAACAAGGGCATCTCCCCCATCCCTATCAACCTCCGCGTCTACTCCCCTAATG TGCTGAATCTGACCCTGATCGACCTGCCGGGGATGACCAAAGTTGCCGTGGGAGACCAGCCTCAGGACATTGAGCACCAGATCAGGGACATGCTGTTGCAGTTCATCACCAAGGAGAGCTGTCTGATCCTGGCCGTCACCCCAGCCAACACTGACCTGGCCAACTCCGACGCCCTTAAGATTTCCAAGGAGGTTGACCCTCAGG GTCTACGGACCATTGGTGTGATCACTAAGCTGGACCTGATGGATGAGGGGACAGATGCCCGAGACATCCTGGAAAACAAACTGCTGCCGCTTCGCAGAG GTTACATCGGGGTGGTAAACCGCAGTCAAAAAGATATCGATGGGAAGAAAGATATCCGTGCTGCTTTGGCTGCTGAGAGAAAGTTCTTCCTGTCCCACCCTGGGTACAGACACATTGCAGAACGTATGGGCACTCCACACCTGCAGAAGACCCTCAATCAG CAACTTACCAACCACATCCGCGACACGTTGCCCGGGTTACGCAGTAAGCTGCAAAGCCAGCTGTTATCACTGGAGAAAGAGGTGGAAGAGTACAAGAATTTCCGCCCTGACGACCCCACACGCAAGACCAAGGCCTTGCTCCA GATGGTGCAGCAGTTTGGCGTGGACTTTGAGAAGTGCATCGAGGGGTCTGGTGATCAGGTGGACACCTCCAACTTGTCAGGTGGAGCAAAGATCAACCGCATCTTCCATGAGCGCTTTCCCTTCGAGCTGGTGAAG ATGGAGTTTGATGAGAAGGAGCTGAGGAAAGAGATCAGTTACGCCATCAAGAACATCCACGGAGTCAG GACAGGCCTGTTCACCCCAGACCTGGCGTTTGAGGCCATAGTGAAAAAGCAGATCATTAAGCTGAAAGAGCCCTGTCTGAAATGCATCGACCTGGTCATCCAGGAGCTCATCAACACAGTCAGACAGTGCACCAATAAG CTGGGATCGTACCCTCGActgagagaagagacagagagaatcgTCACCACCTacgtcagagagagagacagcaagaccaaagaccag GTGTTGCTGTTGATTGATATTGAGCTCTCCTACATCAACACTAATCATGAGGACTTCATTGGATTTGCCAA TGCCCAGCAAAGGACCACTGCTAACGCCACCAAGAAGAGGGTCATGCCCAATCAG GTGATCCGCAGAGGCTGGCTCACTATCAACATCAGTATCATGAAGGGAGGATCCAAGGACTACTGGTTTGTCCTGACTGCTGAGTCTCTCTCCTGGTACAAAGATGAGGAG gagaaagagaagaagtacATGCTGCCTCTCGACAACCTGAAGCTGAGAGATGTGGAGAAGGGCTTCATGTCCAGCAAACATGTCTTTGCCATCTTCAATACTGAACAGAG GAATGTGTATAAAGACCTACGTCAGATTGAGCTGGCATGTGACACTCAGGAGGATGTGGACAGTTGGAAGGCTTCGTTTCTCAGAGCTGGTGTTTACCCAGAGAAAGACCAG CCTGAGAACGAAGACGCGATGAATACTAGCGACACCGTCTCCATGGACCCGCAGCTGGAGCGGCAGGTGGAGACCATCCGCAACCTCGTGGACTCCTACATCGGCATTGTCAACAAGTCCATCCGAGACCTCATGCCCAAGACCATCATGCACCTCATGATCAACAGT GCGAAGGACTTCATCCACTCTGAGCTGCTGGCCTACTTGTACTCGGCCGGGGACCAGGGCAGTTTGATGGAGGAGTCAGTAGAGCAGGCTCAGAGGAGAGATGAGATGCTGAGGATGTATCATGCTTTGAAAGAGGCCCTGGTCCTTATAGGAGACATCAGCACCACCACTATTTCTACCCCAGTGCCTCCACCAGTAGACGACACTTGGATTCCCAAGGACCCAAG TCCTCCACCGGCATCCCGCCCCGCCTCAGCAACAGCGCCCCCTCCCAGCCGACCCCCGGCGGTGAGGGGCCCCACTCCGGGTCCTCCACCCCCTCTCAACCCCTCACCAGCCTTCGGAGCACCGCCCGTGCCGTCTCGGCCGCCGGGCCAGACAGCCTACGCAGGCGATCCCAACTCTGGTGTTGTGCCTCTTGTCCCTTCCAGGCCGGCCCGCGTGCCTCCTGCACTGCCGCCCGGGATTCCCAg
- the dnm2b gene encoding dynamin-2 isoform X2 — translation MGNRGMEDLIPLINKLQDAFSSIGQSCNLDLPQIAVVGGQSAGKSSVLENFVGRDFLPRGSGIVTRRPLILQLVNSKVEYAEFLHCKGRKFVDFDEVRLEIEAETERITGSNKGISPIPINLRVYSPNVLNLTLIDLPGMTKVAVGDQPQDIEHQIRDMLLQFITKESCLILAVTPANTDLANSDALKISKEVDPQGLRTIGVITKLDLMDEGTDARDILENKLLPLRRGYIGVVNRSQKDIDGKKDIRAALAAERKFFLSHPGYRHIAERMGTPHLQKTLNQQLTNHIRDTLPGLRSKLQSQLLSLEKEVEEYKNFRPDDPTRKTKALLQMVQQFGVDFEKCIEGSGDQVDTSNLSGGAKINRIFHERFPFELVKMEFDEKELRKEISYAIKNIHGVRTGLFTPDLAFEAIVKKQIIKLKEPCLKCIDLVIQELINTVRQCTNKLGSYPRLREETERIVTTYVRERDSKTKDQVLLLIDIELSYINTNHEDFIGFANAQQRTTANATKKRVMPNQVIRRGWLTINISIMKGGSKDYWFVLTAESLSWYKDEEEKEKKYMLPLDNLKLRDVEKGFMSSKHVFAIFNTEQRNVYKDLRQIELACDTQEDVDSWKASFLRAGVYPEKDQPENEDAMNTSDTVSMDPQLERQVETIRNLVDSYIGIVNKSIRDLMPKTIMHLMINSAKDFIHSELLAYLYSAGDQGSLMEESVEQAQRRDEMLRMYHALKEALVLIGDISTTTISTPVPPPVDDTWIPKDPSPPPASRPASATAPPPSRPPAVRGPTPGPPPPLNPSPAFGAPPVPSRPPGQTAYAGDPNSGVVPLVPSRPARVPPALPPGIPRRPPAAPNRPTIIRPSEPSLLD, via the exons ATGGGAAACCGGGGGATGGAAGACCTAATTCCCCTCATTAACAAACTCCAGGACGCCTTCAGCTCCATCGGCCAGTCCTGCAACTTGGACCTGCCGCAGATTGCGGTCGTCGGCGGCCAGAGCGCAGGGAAGAGCTCCGTGTTGGAGAATTTCGTCGGGAG ggACTTCTTGCCCAGAGGATCTGGCATCGTCACCCGTCGTCCTCTCATCCTCCAGCTGGTTAACAGTAAAGTAG AGTATGCAGAGTTCCTGCACTGTAAGGGACGTAAGTTTGTGGACTTTGATGAGGTCCGTCTGGAGATTGAAGCAGAGACTGAGCGGATCACCGGATCCAACAAGGGCATCTCCCCCATCCCTATCAACCTCCGCGTCTACTCCCCTAATG TGCTGAATCTGACCCTGATCGACCTGCCGGGGATGACCAAAGTTGCCGTGGGAGACCAGCCTCAGGACATTGAGCACCAGATCAGGGACATGCTGTTGCAGTTCATCACCAAGGAGAGCTGTCTGATCCTGGCCGTCACCCCAGCCAACACTGACCTGGCCAACTCCGACGCCCTTAAGATTTCCAAGGAGGTTGACCCTCAGG GTCTACGGACCATTGGTGTGATCACTAAGCTGGACCTGATGGATGAGGGGACAGATGCCCGAGACATCCTGGAAAACAAACTGCTGCCGCTTCGCAGAG GTTACATCGGGGTGGTAAACCGCAGTCAAAAAGATATCGATGGGAAGAAAGATATCCGTGCTGCTTTGGCTGCTGAGAGAAAGTTCTTCCTGTCCCACCCTGGGTACAGACACATTGCAGAACGTATGGGCACTCCACACCTGCAGAAGACCCTCAATCAG CAACTTACCAACCACATCCGCGACACGTTGCCCGGGTTACGCAGTAAGCTGCAAAGCCAGCTGTTATCACTGGAGAAAGAGGTGGAAGAGTACAAGAATTTCCGCCCTGACGACCCCACACGCAAGACCAAGGCCTTGCTCCA GATGGTGCAGCAGTTTGGCGTGGACTTTGAGAAGTGCATCGAGGGGTCTGGTGATCAGGTGGACACCTCCAACTTGTCAGGTGGAGCAAAGATCAACCGCATCTTCCATGAGCGCTTTCCCTTCGAGCTGGTGAAG ATGGAGTTTGATGAGAAGGAGCTGAGGAAAGAGATCAGTTACGCCATCAAGAACATCCACGGAGTCAG GACAGGCCTGTTCACCCCAGACCTGGCGTTTGAGGCCATAGTGAAAAAGCAGATCATTAAGCTGAAAGAGCCCTGTCTGAAATGCATCGACCTGGTCATCCAGGAGCTCATCAACACAGTCAGACAGTGCACCAATAAG CTGGGATCGTACCCTCGActgagagaagagacagagagaatcgTCACCACCTacgtcagagagagagacagcaagaccaaagaccag GTGTTGCTGTTGATTGATATTGAGCTCTCCTACATCAACACTAATCATGAGGACTTCATTGGATTTGCCAA TGCCCAGCAAAGGACCACTGCTAACGCCACCAAGAAGAGGGTCATGCCCAATCAG GTGATCCGCAGAGGCTGGCTCACTATCAACATCAGTATCATGAAGGGAGGATCCAAGGACTACTGGTTTGTCCTGACTGCTGAGTCTCTCTCCTGGTACAAAGATGAGGAG gagaaagagaagaagtacATGCTGCCTCTCGACAACCTGAAGCTGAGAGATGTGGAGAAGGGCTTCATGTCCAGCAAACATGTCTTTGCCATCTTCAATACTGAACAGAG GAATGTGTATAAAGACCTACGTCAGATTGAGCTGGCATGTGACACTCAGGAGGATGTGGACAGTTGGAAGGCTTCGTTTCTCAGAGCTGGTGTTTACCCAGAGAAAGACCAG CCTGAGAACGAAGACGCGATGAATACTAGCGACACCGTCTCCATGGACCCGCAGCTGGAGCGGCAGGTGGAGACCATCCGCAACCTCGTGGACTCCTACATCGGCATTGTCAACAAGTCCATCCGAGACCTCATGCCCAAGACCATCATGCACCTCATGATCAACAGT GCGAAGGACTTCATCCACTCTGAGCTGCTGGCCTACTTGTACTCGGCCGGGGACCAGGGCAGTTTGATGGAGGAGTCAGTAGAGCAGGCTCAGAGGAGAGATGAGATGCTGAGGATGTATCATGCTTTGAAAGAGGCCCTGGTCCTTATAGGAGACATCAGCACCACCACTATTTCTACCCCAGTGCCTCCACCAGTAGACGACACTTGGATTCCCAAGGACCCAAG TCCTCCACCGGCATCCCGCCCCGCCTCAGCAACAGCGCCCCCTCCCAGCCGACCCCCGGCGGTGAGGGGCCCCACTCCGGGTCCTCCACCCCCTCTCAACCCCTCACCAGCCTTCGGAGCACCGCCCGTGCCGTCTCGGCCGCCGGGCCAGACAGCCTACGCAGGCGATCCCAACTCTGGTGTTGTGCCTCTTGTCCCTTCCAGGCCGGCCCGCGTGCCTCCTGCACTGCCGCCCGGGATTCCCAg AAGACCCCCGGCTGCTCCCAACCGACCCACCATCATACGTCCTTCAGAGCCCTCCCTGCTTGActag
- the dnm2b gene encoding dynamin-2 isoform X4 codes for MGNRGMEDLIPLINKLQDAFSSIGQSCNLDLPQIAVVGGQSAGKSSVLENFVGRDFLPRGSGIVTRRPLILQLVNSKVEYAEFLHCKGRKFVDFDEVRLEIEAETERITGSNKGISPIPINLRVYSPNVLNLTLIDLPGMTKVAVGDQPQDIEHQIRDMLLQFITKESCLILAVTPANTDLANSDALKISKEVDPQGLRTIGVITKLDLMDEGTDARDILENKLLPLRRGYIGVVNRSQKDIDGKKDIRAALAAERKFFLSHPGYRHIAERMGTPHLQKTLNQQLTNHIRDTLPGLRSKLQSQLLSLEKEVEEYKNFRPDDPTRKTKALLQMVQQFGVDFEKCIEGSGDQVDTSNLSGGAKINRIFHERFPFELVKMEFDEKELRKEISYAIKNIHGVRTGLFTPDLAFEAIVKKQIIKLKDPCLKCVDLVVTELAALIRKCTEKLGSYPRLREETERIVTTYVRERDSKTKDQVLLLIDIELSYINTNHEDFIGFANAQQRTTANATKKRVMPNQVIRRGWLTINISIMKGGSKDYWFVLTAESLSWYKDEEEKEKKYMLPLDNLKLRDVEKGFMSSKHVFAIFNTEQRNVYKDLRQIELACDTQEDVDSWKASFLRAGVYPEKDQPENEDAMNTSDTVSMDPQLERQVETIRNLVDSYIGIVNKSIRDLMPKTIMHLMINSAKDFIHSELLAYLYSAGDQGSLMEESVEQAQRRDEMLRMYHALKEALVLIGDISTTTISTPVPPPVDDTWIPKDPSPPPASRPASATAPPPSRPPAVRGPTPGPPPPLNPSPAFGAPPVPSRPPGQTAYAGDPNSGVVPLVPSRPARVPPALPPGIPSRRPPAAPNRPTIIRPSEPSLLD; via the exons ATGGGAAACCGGGGGATGGAAGACCTAATTCCCCTCATTAACAAACTCCAGGACGCCTTCAGCTCCATCGGCCAGTCCTGCAACTTGGACCTGCCGCAGATTGCGGTCGTCGGCGGCCAGAGCGCAGGGAAGAGCTCCGTGTTGGAGAATTTCGTCGGGAG ggACTTCTTGCCCAGAGGATCTGGCATCGTCACCCGTCGTCCTCTCATCCTCCAGCTGGTTAACAGTAAAGTAG AGTATGCAGAGTTCCTGCACTGTAAGGGACGTAAGTTTGTGGACTTTGATGAGGTCCGTCTGGAGATTGAAGCAGAGACTGAGCGGATCACCGGATCCAACAAGGGCATCTCCCCCATCCCTATCAACCTCCGCGTCTACTCCCCTAATG TGCTGAATCTGACCCTGATCGACCTGCCGGGGATGACCAAAGTTGCCGTGGGAGACCAGCCTCAGGACATTGAGCACCAGATCAGGGACATGCTGTTGCAGTTCATCACCAAGGAGAGCTGTCTGATCCTGGCCGTCACCCCAGCCAACACTGACCTGGCCAACTCCGACGCCCTTAAGATTTCCAAGGAGGTTGACCCTCAGG GTCTACGGACCATTGGTGTGATCACTAAGCTGGACCTGATGGATGAGGGGACAGATGCCCGAGACATCCTGGAAAACAAACTGCTGCCGCTTCGCAGAG GTTACATCGGGGTGGTAAACCGCAGTCAAAAAGATATCGATGGGAAGAAAGATATCCGTGCTGCTTTGGCTGCTGAGAGAAAGTTCTTCCTGTCCCACCCTGGGTACAGACACATTGCAGAACGTATGGGCACTCCACACCTGCAGAAGACCCTCAATCAG CAACTTACCAACCACATCCGCGACACGTTGCCCGGGTTACGCAGTAAGCTGCAAAGCCAGCTGTTATCACTGGAGAAAGAGGTGGAAGAGTACAAGAATTTCCGCCCTGACGACCCCACACGCAAGACCAAGGCCTTGCTCCA GATGGTGCAGCAGTTTGGCGTGGACTTTGAGAAGTGCATCGAGGGGTCTGGTGATCAGGTGGACACCTCCAACTTGTCAGGTGGAGCAAAGATCAACCGCATCTTCCATGAGCGCTTTCCCTTCGAGCTGGTGAAG ATGGAGTTTGATGAGAAGGAGCTGAGGAAAGAGATCAGTTACGCCATCAAGAACATCCACGGAGTCAG GACAGGCCTGTTCACCCCAGACTTGGCGTTTGAGGCCATAGTGAAAAAGCAGATCATTAAGCTGAAAGACCCCTGTCTGAAATGCGTCGACCTCGTTGTCACTGAGCTTGCCGCCCTGATCAGGAAATGCACTGAAAAG CTGGGATCGTACCCTCGActgagagaagagacagagagaatcgTCACCACCTacgtcagagagagagacagcaagaccaaagaccag GTGTTGCTGTTGATTGATATTGAGCTCTCCTACATCAACACTAATCATGAGGACTTCATTGGATTTGCCAA TGCCCAGCAAAGGACCACTGCTAACGCCACCAAGAAGAGGGTCATGCCCAATCAG GTGATCCGCAGAGGCTGGCTCACTATCAACATCAGTATCATGAAGGGAGGATCCAAGGACTACTGGTTTGTCCTGACTGCTGAGTCTCTCTCCTGGTACAAAGATGAGGAG gagaaagagaagaagtacATGCTGCCTCTCGACAACCTGAAGCTGAGAGATGTGGAGAAGGGCTTCATGTCCAGCAAACATGTCTTTGCCATCTTCAATACTGAACAGAG GAATGTGTATAAAGACCTACGTCAGATTGAGCTGGCATGTGACACTCAGGAGGATGTGGACAGTTGGAAGGCTTCGTTTCTCAGAGCTGGTGTTTACCCAGAGAAAGACCAG CCTGAGAACGAAGACGCGATGAATACTAGCGACACCGTCTCCATGGACCCGCAGCTGGAGCGGCAGGTGGAGACCATCCGCAACCTCGTGGACTCCTACATCGGCATTGTCAACAAGTCCATCCGAGACCTCATGCCCAAGACCATCATGCACCTCATGATCAACAGT GCGAAGGACTTCATCCACTCTGAGCTGCTGGCCTACTTGTACTCGGCCGGGGACCAGGGCAGTTTGATGGAGGAGTCAGTAGAGCAGGCTCAGAGGAGAGATGAGATGCTGAGGATGTATCATGCTTTGAAAGAGGCCCTGGTCCTTATAGGAGACATCAGCACCACCACTATTTCTACCCCAGTGCCTCCACCAGTAGACGACACTTGGATTCCCAAGGACCCAAG TCCTCCACCGGCATCCCGCCCCGCCTCAGCAACAGCGCCCCCTCCCAGCCGACCCCCGGCGGTGAGGGGCCCCACTCCGGGTCCTCCACCCCCTCTCAACCCCTCACCAGCCTTCGGAGCACCGCCCGTGCCGTCTCGGCCGCCGGGCCAGACAGCCTACGCAGGCGATCCCAACTCTGGTGTTGTGCCTCTTGTCCCTTCCAGGCCGGCCCGCGTGCCTCCTGCACTGCCGCCCGGGATTCCCAg CAGAAGACCCCCGGCTGCTCCCAACCGACCCACCATCATACGTCCTTCAGAGCCCTCCCTGCTTGActag
- the dnm2b gene encoding dynamin-2 isoform X5 — protein MGNRGMEDLIPLINKLQDAFSSIGQSCNLDLPQIAVVGGQSAGKSSVLENFVGRDFLPRGSGIVTRRPLILQLVNSKVEYAEFLHCKGRKFVDFDEVRLEIEAETERITGSNKGISPIPINLRVYSPNVLNLTLIDLPGMTKVAVGDQPQDIEHQIRDMLLQFITKESCLILAVTPANTDLANSDALKISKEVDPQGLRTIGVITKLDLMDEGTDARDILENKLLPLRRGYIGVVNRSQKDIDGKKDIRAALAAERKFFLSHPGYRHIAERMGTPHLQKTLNQQLTNHIRDTLPGLRSKLQSQLLSLEKEVEEYKNFRPDDPTRKTKALLQMVQQFGVDFEKCIEGSGDQVDTSNLSGGAKINRIFHERFPFELVKMEFDEKELRKEISYAIKNIHGVRTGLFTPDLAFEAIVKKQIIKLKDPCLKCVDLVVTELAALIRKCTEKLGSYPRLREETERIVTTYVRERDSKTKDQVLLLIDIELSYINTNHEDFIGFANAQQRTTANATKKRVMPNQVIRRGWLTINISIMKGGSKDYWFVLTAESLSWYKDEEEKEKKYMLPLDNLKLRDVEKGFMSSKHVFAIFNTEQRNVYKDLRQIELACDTQEDVDSWKASFLRAGVYPEKDQPENEDAMNTSDTVSMDPQLERQVETIRNLVDSYIGIVNKSIRDLMPKTIMHLMINSAKDFIHSELLAYLYSAGDQGSLMEESVEQAQRRDEMLRMYHALKEALVLIGDISTTTISTPVPPPVDDTWIPKDPSPPPASRPASATAPPPSRPPAVRGPTPGPPPPLNPSPAFGAPPVPSRPPGQTAYAGDPNSGVVPLVPSRPARVPPALPPGIPRRPPAAPNRPTIIRPSEPSLLD, from the exons ATGGGAAACCGGGGGATGGAAGACCTAATTCCCCTCATTAACAAACTCCAGGACGCCTTCAGCTCCATCGGCCAGTCCTGCAACTTGGACCTGCCGCAGATTGCGGTCGTCGGCGGCCAGAGCGCAGGGAAGAGCTCCGTGTTGGAGAATTTCGTCGGGAG ggACTTCTTGCCCAGAGGATCTGGCATCGTCACCCGTCGTCCTCTCATCCTCCAGCTGGTTAACAGTAAAGTAG AGTATGCAGAGTTCCTGCACTGTAAGGGACGTAAGTTTGTGGACTTTGATGAGGTCCGTCTGGAGATTGAAGCAGAGACTGAGCGGATCACCGGATCCAACAAGGGCATCTCCCCCATCCCTATCAACCTCCGCGTCTACTCCCCTAATG TGCTGAATCTGACCCTGATCGACCTGCCGGGGATGACCAAAGTTGCCGTGGGAGACCAGCCTCAGGACATTGAGCACCAGATCAGGGACATGCTGTTGCAGTTCATCACCAAGGAGAGCTGTCTGATCCTGGCCGTCACCCCAGCCAACACTGACCTGGCCAACTCCGACGCCCTTAAGATTTCCAAGGAGGTTGACCCTCAGG GTCTACGGACCATTGGTGTGATCACTAAGCTGGACCTGATGGATGAGGGGACAGATGCCCGAGACATCCTGGAAAACAAACTGCTGCCGCTTCGCAGAG GTTACATCGGGGTGGTAAACCGCAGTCAAAAAGATATCGATGGGAAGAAAGATATCCGTGCTGCTTTGGCTGCTGAGAGAAAGTTCTTCCTGTCCCACCCTGGGTACAGACACATTGCAGAACGTATGGGCACTCCACACCTGCAGAAGACCCTCAATCAG CAACTTACCAACCACATCCGCGACACGTTGCCCGGGTTACGCAGTAAGCTGCAAAGCCAGCTGTTATCACTGGAGAAAGAGGTGGAAGAGTACAAGAATTTCCGCCCTGACGACCCCACACGCAAGACCAAGGCCTTGCTCCA GATGGTGCAGCAGTTTGGCGTGGACTTTGAGAAGTGCATCGAGGGGTCTGGTGATCAGGTGGACACCTCCAACTTGTCAGGTGGAGCAAAGATCAACCGCATCTTCCATGAGCGCTTTCCCTTCGAGCTGGTGAAG ATGGAGTTTGATGAGAAGGAGCTGAGGAAAGAGATCAGTTACGCCATCAAGAACATCCACGGAGTCAG GACAGGCCTGTTCACCCCAGACTTGGCGTTTGAGGCCATAGTGAAAAAGCAGATCATTAAGCTGAAAGACCCCTGTCTGAAATGCGTCGACCTCGTTGTCACTGAGCTTGCCGCCCTGATCAGGAAATGCACTGAAAAG CTGGGATCGTACCCTCGActgagagaagagacagagagaatcgTCACCACCTacgtcagagagagagacagcaagaccaaagaccag GTGTTGCTGTTGATTGATATTGAGCTCTCCTACATCAACACTAATCATGAGGACTTCATTGGATTTGCCAA TGCCCAGCAAAGGACCACTGCTAACGCCACCAAGAAGAGGGTCATGCCCAATCAG GTGATCCGCAGAGGCTGGCTCACTATCAACATCAGTATCATGAAGGGAGGATCCAAGGACTACTGGTTTGTCCTGACTGCTGAGTCTCTCTCCTGGTACAAAGATGAGGAG gagaaagagaagaagtacATGCTGCCTCTCGACAACCTGAAGCTGAGAGATGTGGAGAAGGGCTTCATGTCCAGCAAACATGTCTTTGCCATCTTCAATACTGAACAGAG GAATGTGTATAAAGACCTACGTCAGATTGAGCTGGCATGTGACACTCAGGAGGATGTGGACAGTTGGAAGGCTTCGTTTCTCAGAGCTGGTGTTTACCCAGAGAAAGACCAG CCTGAGAACGAAGACGCGATGAATACTAGCGACACCGTCTCCATGGACCCGCAGCTGGAGCGGCAGGTGGAGACCATCCGCAACCTCGTGGACTCCTACATCGGCATTGTCAACAAGTCCATCCGAGACCTCATGCCCAAGACCATCATGCACCTCATGATCAACAGT GCGAAGGACTTCATCCACTCTGAGCTGCTGGCCTACTTGTACTCGGCCGGGGACCAGGGCAGTTTGATGGAGGAGTCAGTAGAGCAGGCTCAGAGGAGAGATGAGATGCTGAGGATGTATCATGCTTTGAAAGAGGCCCTGGTCCTTATAGGAGACATCAGCACCACCACTATTTCTACCCCAGTGCCTCCACCAGTAGACGACACTTGGATTCCCAAGGACCCAAG TCCTCCACCGGCATCCCGCCCCGCCTCAGCAACAGCGCCCCCTCCCAGCCGACCCCCGGCGGTGAGGGGCCCCACTCCGGGTCCTCCACCCCCTCTCAACCCCTCACCAGCCTTCGGAGCACCGCCCGTGCCGTCTCGGCCGCCGGGCCAGACAGCCTACGCAGGCGATCCCAACTCTGGTGTTGTGCCTCTTGTCCCTTCCAGGCCGGCCCGCGTGCCTCCTGCACTGCCGCCCGGGATTCCCAg AAGACCCCCGGCTGCTCCCAACCGACCCACCATCATACGTCCTTCAGAGCCCTCCCTGCTTGActag